From one Actinomyces sp. Marseille-P3109 genomic stretch:
- a CDS encoding asparagine synthase-related protein: MSVIDVELRLTSPQWQQTGPSDGTAESLWVRCDTSCPDPTDPEVLASHPGRLTAIRVNDDEVILAQDRLRSWPLFWALENGADGRRLIISDDATAMRGALSAPRLDPRARREFLDAGFISGTDTLLAGVHQTEQGAIVHIDRDTGRARTVTHSLARFSEESAMVTDPEEFSGLLLAALDAGMGRVLEDLAARPGSPRLVLPLSGGLDSRLLVAWLTLHGALDRAVAFTYGRPGTREVEVSRKVAEAVGLEWHAVDYVPAELREAWQTQEAADFLEYSYALGALPHVQDWHALRSLLEQGVVRPGDVVLPGHTIVGNMHDEHLLEEPSVTRGQVAKAILIHHQELQGDQRRAYTDPYRAAKVRGFLALWPFTGSPRDMQSILESYNVRERQTKYINNSMRTYEHLGLEWALPMLDVEFWDAWHRGAVELTATRDFYAVFIGRLWARATALAAGAEADAAGRADEADLPYFAATEVSEETRSRLKTVLSRLHLLGLAERTFSAWATLHSTMAFEAFITDAPLPVAAAQLMGGRKLLGFWTRAFLSDAWCRRCRLFSDLPVATPAELEAMAPEE; the protein is encoded by the coding sequence GTGAGCGTTATCGACGTCGAGCTTCGGCTGACGAGTCCGCAGTGGCAGCAGACCGGGCCGTCGGACGGCACCGCCGAGTCCTTGTGGGTGCGTTGCGACACATCCTGCCCTGATCCGACCGATCCAGAGGTCCTCGCCTCCCACCCGGGACGCCTGACCGCCATCCGGGTCAACGACGATGAGGTCATCCTGGCTCAGGATCGGCTGCGCTCCTGGCCCCTGTTCTGGGCCCTTGAGAACGGGGCCGACGGCCGGCGGCTCATCATCAGCGACGACGCCACCGCCATGCGCGGGGCCCTGAGCGCCCCCCGGCTGGATCCGCGAGCCCGCCGGGAGTTCCTGGACGCCGGTTTCATCTCCGGCACCGACACGCTGCTGGCCGGGGTCCACCAGACCGAGCAGGGCGCGATCGTGCACATCGACCGCGACACCGGCCGGGCCCGCACGGTCACCCACTCCCTGGCGCGGTTCTCCGAGGAGTCCGCCATGGTCACCGACCCCGAGGAGTTCTCCGGCCTGCTCCTGGCGGCGCTCGACGCCGGCATGGGCCGGGTCCTGGAGGACCTGGCGGCCCGGCCGGGCTCACCACGGCTCGTGCTGCCCCTGTCGGGAGGACTGGACTCGAGGCTGCTGGTGGCGTGGCTGACGCTTCACGGCGCCCTGGACAGGGCGGTGGCCTTCACCTATGGGCGCCCCGGAACCCGGGAGGTCGAGGTCTCGCGGAAGGTGGCCGAGGCGGTGGGCCTGGAGTGGCACGCCGTCGACTACGTCCCCGCCGAGCTGCGCGAGGCCTGGCAGACGCAGGAGGCTGCCGACTTCCTGGAGTACAGCTACGCCCTGGGGGCGCTGCCGCACGTGCAGGACTGGCACGCCCTGCGCAGTCTGCTGGAGCAAGGCGTGGTGCGTCCGGGCGACGTCGTCCTGCCGGGGCACACGATCGTGGGCAACATGCACGACGAACACCTCCTGGAGGAGCCGAGCGTCACCCGCGGTCAGGTGGCCAAGGCGATCCTCATCCACCACCAGGAGCTCCAGGGGGACCAGCGGCGCGCCTACACCGACCCCTACCGGGCCGCGAAGGTCCGCGGCTTCCTGGCTCTGTGGCCCTTCACCGGCAGCCCGCGTGACATGCAGAGCATCCTGGAGTCCTACAACGTCCGCGAGCGCCAGACCAAGTACATCAACAACTCCATGCGCACCTATGAGCACCTGGGGCTGGAGTGGGCACTGCCCATGCTGGACGTGGAGTTCTGGGACGCCTGGCACCGCGGCGCCGTGGAGCTGACGGCCACACGGGACTTTTATGCGGTCTTCATCGGGCGCCTGTGGGCCCGGGCGACCGCGCTGGCCGCCGGGGCCGAGGCGGACGCTGCCGGCCGCGCCGACGAGGCAGACCTGCCCTACTTCGCCGCCACCGAGGTCAGTGAGGAGACGCGCTCGCGGCTCAAGACCGTGCTGTCGCGCCTGCACCTGCTGGGTCTGGCCGAGCGGACCTTCTCGGCGTGGGCGACGCTGCACTCGACCATGGCCTTCGAGGCGTTCATCACCGATGCCCCTCTACCGGTGGCGGCGGCCCAGCTCATGGGCGGGCGCAAGCTCCTGGGCTTCTGGACGCGCGCCTTCCTGAGCGACGCCTGGTGCCGGCGGTGCCGGCTGTTCAGCGACCTGCCCGTCGCCACTCCCGCCGAGCTGGAGGCGATGGCCCCGGAGGAATGA
- a CDS encoding nucleotide sugar dehydrogenase: MRIAVVALGKIGLPLAIQYADKGHEVIGVDVNPAVVEAVNAGVEPFPGEAHLAEKLAALSPSTGNGALRATTDYAEAIPDADAIVLVVPLFVDDATWEPDFAWMDDATRSLAAHLTPNTLISYETTLPVGTLRGRFKPMIEEISGLKEGTDFHLVFSPERVLTGRVFADLRRYPKLVGGLDEAGTRAGIAFYESVLDFDERDDLPRPNGVWDMGTAEAAEMAKLAETTYRDVNIGLANQFAVYADKAGFDIERVIEACNSQPYSHIHRPGIAVGGHCIPVYPRLYLSTDPDASVVRTARTFNATMPAYVVGRATEVLGSLEGLRVVVLGASYRGKVKETAFSGVFPTVEALREAGAEVLVHDPMYTDDELAGFGWTAYHLGEPVDVAIVQADHPEYRELTPADLPGLRLLLDGRRATDAAAWTGVPRLTIGGGE; the protein is encoded by the coding sequence ATGCGCATCGCCGTCGTCGCCCTGGGCAAGATCGGACTGCCTCTGGCCATCCAGTACGCAGACAAGGGCCACGAGGTCATCGGGGTCGACGTCAACCCCGCCGTCGTCGAGGCCGTCAACGCCGGCGTCGAGCCCTTCCCCGGCGAGGCCCACCTGGCCGAGAAGCTCGCGGCGCTCAGCCCCTCCACCGGCAACGGCGCCCTGCGCGCCACCACCGACTACGCCGAGGCGATCCCCGACGCCGACGCGATCGTGCTCGTCGTGCCGCTGTTCGTCGACGACGCCACCTGGGAGCCGGACTTCGCCTGGATGGATGACGCCACCCGTTCCCTGGCCGCCCACCTGACCCCGAACACCCTCATCTCCTACGAGACCACCCTGCCGGTGGGCACCCTGCGGGGCCGCTTCAAGCCCATGATCGAGGAGATCAGCGGACTGAAGGAGGGCACCGACTTCCATCTCGTCTTCAGCCCCGAGCGGGTCCTCACCGGTCGCGTCTTCGCCGACCTGCGCCGCTACCCCAAGCTCGTGGGCGGCCTGGACGAGGCCGGCACCCGTGCCGGCATCGCCTTCTACGAGTCCGTTCTCGACTTCGACGAGCGCGACGACCTGCCCCGCCCCAACGGCGTGTGGGACATGGGCACCGCCGAGGCCGCCGAGATGGCCAAGCTCGCCGAGACCACCTACCGCGACGTCAACATCGGCCTGGCCAACCAGTTCGCCGTCTACGCCGACAAGGCCGGCTTCGACATCGAGCGCGTCATCGAGGCCTGCAACTCCCAGCCCTACTCCCACATCCACCGCCCAGGCATCGCGGTGGGCGGGCACTGCATCCCGGTCTACCCGCGCCTGTACCTGTCCACCGACCCCGACGCCTCAGTCGTGCGCACCGCCCGCACCTTCAACGCCACCATGCCCGCCTACGTGGTGGGCCGGGCCACTGAGGTGCTCGGCTCGCTGGAGGGACTGCGCGTCGTCGTCCTGGGCGCCTCCTACCGCGGCAAGGTCAAGGAGACCGCCTTCTCCGGCGTCTTCCCCACCGTGGAGGCCCTGCGAGAGGCCGGCGCCGAGGTCCTCGTCCACGATCCCATGTACACCGACGACGAGCTGGCCGGCTTCGGCTGGACCGCCTACCACCTGGGGGAGCCGGTCGACGTCGCCATCGTCCAGGCCGACCACCCCGAGTACCGCGAGCTCACGCCCGCCGACCTGCCCGGGCTGCGTCTCCTCCTGGACGGGCGCCGCGCCACCGATGCCGCCGCGTGGACCGGTGTGCCCCGCCTGACCATCGGCGGAGGCGAGTGA
- a CDS encoding glycosyltransferase: MSADRLMVFHAPFPLQPDRVAASMLRPLAMRQAFADLGYRIMDVTGYAAQRRRAMARVRAAIAAGSRIEFVYSENATIPNALTEPRHLPVHPVLDAAFFRHCQRSGVPVGVFYRDVYWRFPRFREGINPILEVGLQVAYRSELMAFDKVGLHLFLPSQAMARHVPHVDRARMSALPPGAPDVEPSGACGQDDGGDDGGDLELLFVGVLQDNYRLDACLRAVTSTPGTRVTLCVRQETWEASREHYAPLLPEGRAQVVHRSGPELEPLYRRADLGVLFSEPNPYWDFAVPYKLYEYLAHELPVIAVRGTQTGRLVEEMGVGWVLDYDAGALSDLLRRLREAPEEIEAVRRRMREVLPDQTWEARARTVAQVLGETERKP; the protein is encoded by the coding sequence ATGAGCGCAGACAGGCTCATGGTCTTCCACGCTCCTTTTCCGCTTCAGCCGGACCGGGTGGCCGCCTCCATGCTGCGTCCCCTGGCGATGCGACAGGCCTTCGCCGATCTCGGCTACCGGATCATGGACGTCACCGGCTACGCCGCGCAGCGACGTCGGGCGATGGCCCGGGTGCGAGCGGCGATCGCGGCAGGATCCAGGATCGAGTTCGTCTACAGCGAGAACGCGACCATCCCCAACGCGCTGACCGAGCCTCGTCACCTGCCCGTCCACCCCGTGCTCGACGCCGCCTTCTTCCGTCACTGCCAGCGCTCCGGCGTGCCCGTCGGCGTCTTCTACCGCGACGTCTACTGGCGCTTCCCCCGCTTCCGTGAGGGCATCAACCCGATTCTCGAGGTCGGGCTCCAGGTCGCCTACCGCAGCGAGCTCATGGCCTTCGACAAGGTGGGCCTCCACCTCTTCCTGCCCAGCCAGGCCATGGCTCGCCACGTCCCGCACGTGGACCGGGCCCGCATGAGCGCGCTGCCGCCCGGGGCGCCCGACGTCGAGCCCAGCGGCGCGTGCGGCCAGGATGACGGCGGTGACGATGGCGGGGACCTCGAGCTGCTATTCGTGGGCGTCCTGCAGGACAACTATCGGCTGGACGCCTGCCTCCGGGCCGTGACCTCCACGCCTGGGACCCGCGTCACCCTGTGCGTGCGCCAGGAGACCTGGGAGGCCAGCCGCGAGCACTACGCCCCACTCCTTCCTGAGGGCCGGGCGCAGGTCGTCCACCGTTCCGGGCCCGAGCTGGAGCCCCTGTACCGGCGGGCCGACCTCGGGGTCCTGTTCTCCGAGCCCAACCCCTACTGGGACTTCGCAGTCCCCTACAAGCTCTACGAGTACCTGGCTCACGAGCTGCCCGTCATCGCCGTGCGTGGGACCCAGACCGGTCGCCTCGTCGAGGAGATGGGGGTCGGCTGGGTCCTGGACTACGACGCCGGCGCACTGAGCGACCTGCTGCGGCGTCTGCGGGAGGCCCCCGAGGAGATCGAGGCCGTGCGCCGCCGCATGCGCGAGGTCCTGCCCGATCAGACATGGGAGGCCCGGGCCCGCACCGTCGCCCAGGTCCTGGGCGAGACAGAGAGGAAGCCATGA
- a CDS encoding glycosyltransferase, whose translation MTRFPRGGALLATRIHLPEAAAASFRLDGVERALARHGVPVRALTTTVPGRDGKPAPQVDDPKGVRVSRWPALRDASGYLRGYLPYLSFDVPLALRLGLASRPDVVLVEPPPTTGVVARTICALRRLPYVWYAPDVWSDAAASTGAPEAVVRLVRTAESYAMRGARCVIAINEEVAERARALGARNVVVVPNGIDTDVFEPTGELPSDEERAELGITGPYLIYAGTASEWQGADIFASALEQVRRTHPTAQILYIGQGSDWQKIAQVASALPPGPDGAPAVVMHGLMDASDAARWQRGAAASLVSIRPGQGYDFAYPTKVLAALACGVPVVYAGVGPVIEDLTAHDLGWVADYTEDDVARAMTRALDEADRIAAQDTSRARRLHAWVRDHRSLRATGEAVARHLRTVVRGA comes from the coding sequence ATGACCCGGTTCCCACGAGGCGGGGCGCTGCTGGCCACCCGTATCCATCTGCCCGAGGCCGCTGCCGCCTCCTTTCGGCTCGACGGGGTCGAGCGCGCTCTGGCCCGCCACGGCGTGCCGGTGCGGGCCCTGACCACGACCGTTCCCGGGCGGGACGGAAAGCCGGCGCCCCAGGTCGACGACCCCAAGGGCGTACGTGTCTCGCGCTGGCCCGCCCTGCGGGACGCCAGCGGCTACCTGCGCGGCTACCTGCCCTACCTCTCCTTCGATGTGCCCCTCGCCCTGCGTCTGGGGCTGGCCTCCCGGCCCGATGTCGTCCTGGTCGAGCCACCGCCCACCACCGGCGTGGTGGCGCGCACCATCTGTGCGCTGCGCCGTCTGCCCTACGTCTGGTACGCCCCCGACGTGTGGTCCGACGCCGCCGCCTCCACCGGCGCCCCGGAGGCGGTAGTCCGCTTGGTGCGCACCGCCGAGTCCTATGCGATGCGCGGGGCCCGGTGCGTCATCGCCATCAACGAGGAGGTCGCCGAGCGCGCCCGCGCCCTGGGAGCCCGGAACGTCGTCGTGGTTCCCAACGGCATCGACACCGACGTCTTCGAGCCCACCGGCGAGCTGCCCTCCGACGAGGAGCGCGCCGAGCTGGGCATCACCGGCCCCTACCTCATCTACGCCGGCACGGCCTCGGAGTGGCAGGGAGCGGACATCTTCGCCTCGGCGCTGGAGCAGGTGCGGCGCACTCACCCCACCGCCCAGATCCTCTACATCGGGCAGGGCTCGGACTGGCAGAAGATCGCCCAGGTCGCCTCCGCCCTGCCGCCCGGCCCCGACGGCGCCCCCGCCGTCGTCATGCACGGTCTCATGGATGCCTCCGACGCCGCCCGCTGGCAGCGGGGCGCGGCCGCCAGTCTCGTGTCCATCCGCCCGGGGCAGGGCTATGACTTCGCCTACCCCACCAAGGTGCTGGCCGCCCTGGCCTGTGGCGTCCCGGTGGTCTACGCCGGGGTGGGGCCCGTCATCGAGGATCTCACCGCCCACGACCTGGGCTGGGTGGCCGACTACACCGAGGACGACGTCGCCCGGGCCATGACCCGGGCGCTCGACGAGGCCGACCGGATCGCCGCGCAGGACACCTCCCGGGCCCGCCGCCTCCACGCCTGGGTGCGCGACCACCGCTCCCTGCGAGCCACCGGTGAGGCCGTGGCACGACATCTACGGACGGTGGTGCGCGGCGCATGA
- a CDS encoding DUF6541 family protein, protein MTWIVTWLSALPLLVALIAATFVPGWLLLVAGGARFRLARIACAPALTFLLMGLGGVLFRFLGVWWHLPTIITYLFLCAAVVVVGRWLWVRRKGQVLTLRTWFAPEPAPHGLPAPSPYSSSMGAPGEPEMPDTRSILGSQPLMWVAIVVTWIIMILPILPRSAPTIPIQSADSLYHYNQAWLIEHTGNASMLDGNAGMFGMDGHHSFYPMVWHEIVTLASVGWYQVVPATNTLLLVVPLVWLIGMAYLARVILPEVRGSVYLVLGAGALTPIFPIRLLTDTAVWPYGLALAACPATVAWAVAAWRRAAWLITVGRQRRPLIVLAAPAAAVMGSVVTHPATAIIIGWPLAAVAWMGIVLAGIRGLRQHDRVARRRGIILLSIAIVVVLAVAVFVMAPGPQQAHFGRRPDRSWDPLFAKLVIPFLLYYGGGGWEIRAAYIIMACLSVLGAVLAYWRRHHRGVVVAWVACMLLILAALAPVPVLSAMTGVFYNNPHRIKAMTVVPALLLVTLGLDALTGWFLAWRRRRGGQAGAEAEGDGGNTDQAQPSRPGDPAGRASAGRIIMSSPVVVGALVLILGVASSMTAVKADVKGAFSPKYGQSRMVVSSAELDMIKRLSTELPPDAYVLGDPVAGTAMLPFMAGRSPVWMFAGQADSDTDGLYLRTHFRDIHFDPQVCEIVRRHRITHFYSDRPQRFNGVANEKLRPGLYDVDVSNGFTLVDQGGSAAVYRIDLCWPSGEQ, encoded by the coding sequence ATGACCTGGATCGTGACCTGGCTCTCCGCCCTGCCGCTGCTGGTCGCGCTGATCGCCGCGACCTTCGTCCCCGGCTGGCTGCTCCTCGTCGCGGGCGGAGCGCGGTTCCGACTGGCGCGCATCGCCTGCGCTCCGGCCCTGACCTTCCTGCTCATGGGGCTCGGGGGAGTGCTCTTCAGGTTCCTGGGCGTGTGGTGGCACCTGCCCACCATCATCACCTACCTGTTCCTGTGTGCCGCGGTCGTCGTCGTGGGGCGCTGGCTGTGGGTCAGGCGCAAGGGCCAGGTACTCACGCTGCGCACCTGGTTCGCCCCCGAACCGGCCCCGCACGGGCTGCCGGCGCCCAGCCCGTACTCCAGCTCCATGGGGGCGCCGGGCGAACCCGAGATGCCCGACACCCGCTCCATCCTCGGTTCCCAGCCACTGATGTGGGTCGCCATCGTGGTCACCTGGATCATCATGATCCTGCCGATCCTGCCCAGATCGGCGCCCACCATCCCGATCCAGTCCGCCGACTCCCTCTATCACTACAACCAGGCCTGGCTCATTGAGCACACCGGCAACGCCTCGATGCTCGACGGCAACGCCGGCATGTTCGGGATGGACGGCCACCACTCCTTCTACCCGATGGTGTGGCACGAGATCGTCACCCTCGCCTCGGTCGGCTGGTACCAGGTGGTCCCGGCCACCAACACCCTACTGCTCGTGGTGCCCCTCGTGTGGCTCATCGGCATGGCCTACCTGGCCCGGGTCATCCTCCCGGAGGTCCGCGGCTCGGTGTACCTGGTCCTGGGGGCCGGCGCGCTCACACCGATCTTCCCCATCAGGCTGCTGACCGACACGGCCGTGTGGCCCTACGGACTGGCCCTGGCGGCCTGCCCGGCCACCGTCGCCTGGGCGGTCGCCGCCTGGCGTCGTGCCGCATGGCTCATCACCGTGGGGCGCCAACGCCGCCCCCTCATCGTCCTCGCGGCACCGGCCGCCGCGGTCATGGGCTCGGTCGTCACGCATCCGGCGACCGCGATCATCATCGGCTGGCCCCTGGCGGCCGTGGCCTGGATGGGGATCGTCCTGGCGGGGATCCGGGGACTGCGCCAGCACGATCGCGTTGCTCGACGACGCGGCATCATCCTGCTGAGCATCGCCATCGTCGTCGTTCTCGCGGTCGCCGTCTTCGTCATGGCGCCCGGACCGCAGCAGGCGCACTTCGGTAGACGCCCCGACCGCAGCTGGGATCCGCTGTTCGCCAAGCTGGTCATCCCGTTCCTGCTGTACTACGGCGGAGGCGGCTGGGAGATCCGCGCCGCCTACATCATCATGGCCTGCCTGAGCGTACTCGGTGCGGTGCTGGCCTACTGGCGCAGGCACCACCGGGGCGTCGTGGTGGCCTGGGTTGCCTGCATGCTCCTCATCCTGGCGGCGCTGGCCCCGGTCCCCGTTCTGTCGGCCATGACCGGCGTGTTCTACAACAACCCGCACCGGATCAAGGCCATGACGGTGGTGCCCGCACTCCTCCTCGTCACGCTCGGGTTGGATGCGCTGACTGGCTGGTTCCTGGCGTGGCGGCGTCGGCGGGGCGGGCAGGCCGGCGCTGAGGCTGAAGGCGACGGCGGCAACACCGATCAAGCCCAGCCGAGCCGGCCCGGGGACCCGGCGGGCCGAGCGTCGGCCGGCCGGATTATCATGAGCAGTCCCGTCGTGGTCGGAGCGCTCGTCCTCATCCTGGGGGTCGCCAGCAGCATGACCGCCGTCAAAGCGGACGTCAAGGGCGCCTTCTCCCCGAAGTACGGTCAGTCCCGTATGGTGGTCTCATCCGCCGAGCTGGACATGATCAAGCGTCTGAGCACAGAGCTCCCCCCGGACGCCTACGTGCTGGGCGACCCCGTGGCGGGAACCGCCATGCTCCCCTTCATGGCCGGACGCAGCCCGGTGTGGATGTTCGCGGGGCAGGCGGACAGTGACACCGACGGCCTCTACCTGCGCACCCATTTCCGTGACATCCACTTCGATCCGCAGGTGTGCGAGATCGTGCGCCGCCATCGCATCACCCACTTCTACAGCGACCGGCCGCAGCGCTTCAACGGCGTGGCCAACGAGAAGCTGCGACCGGGCCTCTACGACGTCGATGTCTCCAACGGGTTCACCCTTGTGGACCAGGGCGGATCAGCGGCCGTCTACCGCATCGACCTGTGCTGGCCCTCCGGTGAGCAGTAG
- a CDS encoding DUF6541 family protein — translation MTATAAWGAASASGWTLVAATLVVAGLLLVPGWVIGRAARLRALPSLAVAPAVGSALIGAAEILAHALALTWRPWGWAAIAALTAASSLLARLVAGRAPERERRTTPWSRAEWMILAGGLAAAVIVPAGAILSALPGPGYPVQAFDATFHLNAVAAIREGGNASMLGGLSALYSGRAVYYPTVWHGILALAPGGPVPVSTAGVLALTAVTWPLSLLGLLARVTGLDSACEPEADGAGRRQRVCAVAAVLALSAGVVGFPLLLMTSLAVWPYALSVLGLPGVLVLYDQLRRGAASRRLHLTLVLLALAAAGGVVAAHGTGLFNLAILTLPFLVDAAASLWRRSAGSRGARALLATGVFAAVLFLGAGAWLMRSSLASVLGYQRPAGGVASAVATLGQALIDLPMYGTAPGATVPIGIVVGLLTLAAAWSARVRREQRPWLVMWLLVLFLLVLVGGPQWIGRQIGSPWYLQKARILPLAILPALILMAQAGSGQPGQRLWELLRRTASRVGGTRPGRTAAATLVALVLLPVAARVPLERNLVASVYDPQRIQYGTLLTKDAITLIQRSRSSLPDDAVVLGAPSRGATYWWSLGGRHVVYPTRAGADDGTPEDALASAWPTLGQADSQTCTLLNRLGVRYFYSSSDATASGSATGAAPLRWDARLTQVPTEGLELIDSEGSASLWRITACD, via the coding sequence ATGACCGCGACCGCGGCATGGGGAGCAGCCAGTGCCTCCGGCTGGACCCTGGTGGCTGCCACGCTCGTCGTGGCTGGCCTGCTGCTCGTGCCCGGCTGGGTCATAGGCCGAGCCGCCCGCCTGAGGGCGCTGCCGTCGCTGGCGGTGGCCCCCGCCGTCGGCTCGGCGCTCATCGGGGCTGCGGAGATCCTCGCCCATGCCCTCGCGCTGACCTGGCGTCCCTGGGGGTGGGCGGCCATCGCCGCCCTGACCGCCGCCTCGAGCCTTCTGGCGCGCCTGGTCGCCGGCCGCGCACCGGAGCGCGAGCGACGGACGACGCCGTGGAGCCGGGCCGAGTGGATGATCCTGGCCGGTGGCCTGGCCGCGGCCGTCATCGTGCCGGCAGGAGCGATCCTGTCCGCCCTGCCCGGCCCCGGCTACCCCGTGCAGGCCTTCGACGCAACCTTCCACCTCAACGCGGTGGCGGCCATCCGAGAGGGTGGCAACGCCTCCATGCTGGGGGGCCTGTCCGCCCTCTACTCCGGTCGTGCCGTCTACTACCCCACGGTCTGGCACGGGATCCTGGCGCTGGCGCCGGGCGGCCCGGTCCCGGTCAGTACCGCCGGGGTTCTGGCCCTGACCGCGGTGACCTGGCCGCTGAGCCTCCTGGGACTGCTCGCCCGGGTCACCGGCCTCGACTCCGCCTGTGAGCCGGAGGCGGACGGAGCCGGCCGACGGCAACGGGTCTGCGCGGTCGCCGCGGTGCTCGCGCTCAGCGCCGGAGTCGTGGGTTTCCCGTTGCTGCTCATGACCTCCCTGGCGGTGTGGCCCTACGCCCTGAGCGTCCTGGGACTTCCCGGCGTCCTCGTGCTCTACGACCAGCTGCGCCGGGGTGCCGCATCGCGGCGTCTTCACCTGACGCTGGTCCTCCTCGCCCTGGCCGCGGCCGGCGGTGTGGTGGCCGCGCACGGCACTGGCCTGTTCAACCTGGCGATCCTGACCCTGCCCTTCCTGGTCGACGCCGCCGCCTCCCTGTGGCGCCGCAGCGCCGGCAGCCGAGGCGCCCGGGCCCTCCTCGCGACCGGAGTTTTCGCGGCCGTGCTGTTCCTGGGCGCAGGGGCCTGGCTCATGCGCAGCTCCCTGGCCTCCGTCCTGGGGTACCAGCGACCTGCTGGGGGAGTGGCCAGCGCCGTGGCAACCCTGGGGCAGGCGCTCATCGACCTGCCGATGTACGGGACTGCCCCCGGAGCCACCGTGCCCATCGGGATCGTGGTCGGCCTGCTCACCTTGGCGGCGGCGTGGTCGGCGCGTGTGCGACGGGAGCAGCGCCCCTGGCTCGTCATGTGGCTGCTGGTGCTGTTCCTCCTGGTCCTGGTGGGCGGCCCCCAGTGGATCGGCCGGCAGATCGGCTCGCCCTGGTACCTGCAGAAGGCCCGGATCCTCCCGCTCGCCATCCTGCCCGCCCTCATCCTCATGGCGCAGGCAGGTTCCGGGCAGCCCGGGCAGAGACTGTGGGAGCTGCTGCGCCGGACGGCCTCACGGGTCGGCGGGACCCGGCCGGGGCGGACCGCGGCCGCCACGCTGGTAGCGCTCGTGCTCCTGCCGGTGGCGGCGCGAGTCCCCCTGGAGCGCAACCTCGTCGCCTCCGTCTACGACCCGCAGCGCATCCAGTACGGGACCCTGCTCACCAAGGACGCCATCACACTCATTCAGCGCTCCCGGAGTTCGCTGCCCGACGACGCCGTCGTCCTGGGGGCTCCATCGCGAGGAGCCACCTACTGGTGGTCCCTGGGCGGGAGGCACGTGGTCTACCCGACGCGCGCCGGAGCCGACGACGGCACACCGGAAGATGCCCTGGCCTCCGCCTGGCCCACCCTGGGGCAGGCGGACTCCCAGACCTGCACCCTTCTCAACCGGCTGGGCGTGAGGTACTTCTACAGCAGTTCGGATGCGACGGCCTCGGGCTCTGCGACCGGCGCAGCCCCCCTGCGCTGGGACGCGCGCCTGACCCAGGTTCCCACCGAGGGGCTCGAGCTCATCGACTCCGAGGGCAGCGCCTCCCTGTGGCGCATCACCGCCTGCGACTGA